ctccaTTTACTGCTAAATAGCAAATGTTGGCAAGCTAACACAATAAATTATTACCGTGAACATATCAAATATTATGCCCGCTATGCACGCTGCTCAGCATTCtagcattttcactgtgagcaagttagcatgctaacattagcatttgcctcaaagctccactgtgcagcctcacagaatGGATCTGAGTCTTTTGTTTTAACTTTCATTTAGCTTATTTAGTCTTGAGTATTTATTGTTGTGGAGAAAAGTCAGGTTGAAGccacattttcagcttttaatgGTTGTCAGTGGGTTTAAGTAGCCTTAAAATTGGGGTGGTCTGACATGACTTTACTGTTAAAAGTAAAGGCTTCTGCTTCttgtatttgcatgtttgtggGTATCTAGAGGCTGACCATCCCCACCAGCTGTCCAGCAAGTTTTGCAGAGCTGATGAGGAAATGTTGGCAAGCAGACCCAAAGGTAAGCCAGATGGACAAGGGATACAATTGTTAATCTTATGCCTCACTTGTACTTGTACACTTTTAAAGATATTAAAAACACGTGTGTCAGCTAGTTATTTTatcctgtgtgtttacatgtaccTACAGGAGCGTCCACAGTTCAAACAGGTGCTGGCAACCCTGGAGACCATGGCCAACGACAGCAGACTACCGGACCAGTGCAACTCCTTCCTACATAACAAGGACCAGtggaggtacacacacacactcacatacacagtGTTGCAGACAtccaaaagaaaacactgaatgtatctGCACTGTGTCTGAGACTGAGGTGTCTTGTTTAATTTTCTAAGAGTATTATACACTAAAGTCTTGGTCTCTTGTCAGAATGACAAATGCAGTCTGTGGTTTACTGTACTCCAAATAAAACTcaatatgcatgcacacacacattcaacataGTCACACACGTGccagcatgtacacacacatacatacacagctCTGTGGACTCTAAAGCTCAGGAGAGAAGTTGAATGTGTTACCCTGTGCTCCACTTCAGTCTATAATAAGCTCTCTGGAAAGTGTCCATGGAAGAGATTCCTCCACTCCACTCTGCCCTCGCTCCTCCATGGGGAGAACGACAGAGGGGTTGGAGCAGGGGGGAGAGTGGGACAGAGGTAGGGGAGAAATCAAATGTGAGCTGAAAATGAGGAGAAGTGCAGGGAGGAACAGAATGTATTGGCTGTCTGTGAACTCTACAACACTGAACACGAGAGACACAGCAAGGAAAGCAGGTATCCAGAGTGAACAGATGACAGGGGTGAGAatgaggggagagggggagaggtgggggaTGGAGCGGAGGGAAGGTGCGAGATTCTGTGCATATTTAACATGAGTACAGCGATGCAATCAATTCTGAGTGAAGTTTTGGGTATGGGTGGAAAAACTTGGATAAGGGaaggggaggcagagaggaggagtgagggaggCCAAGGGGCGGGATGAATGAATAGGGAGGTATGGAAGGAACACAGGAGGAGGTATGGCTGTGCGTCAGATCGGTCTATATTTAGCTGCTGCAAGGGttgattgtgtttgtgaatgCGGGTTCACAGACAGTCACTCACCAACTCTCACAGTGACCTCTTGTGGCAGCAGACAGTACTACAGCTAAATATTTTACACATGAACAGCACATGAATGTGCCATGGAAATATTTctcactttcagtttctttttgctGATTAGCTTTCTGAAAGTGAATCTTTCAATTGTATGTTGGTGGCAGTAAAGTTGCTGTTAAAACTAGATCTCATCTGCAGGTAAGAAGTCACAAAAGATGACATgatgttctgtctgtgtgtgcacatacaacaGGTGTGAAATTGAGTCGACCCTGGAGCGCCTTCGGAAGCTGGAGAGAGAGCTTTACTCCAAAGAGAAGGAGctggaagagagggagaggaggctcAGATTGTgggaggagaggctgatggAGAGGTCCAACATGAGTCCCAGTCCAACCTCCCTACTCATGGAGCGCTCAAACATCTCACCAGTAAGTGGAAGTGGAGTAAATCTGTTcagacagctgaaaacaaaatcaaaaagtACCTTGATCatgaccctcctcctccttccttctctctgacCTCATCAGTTCTTCACACCAATGTCCATCGGTTCCTCTGGCTCTTTCTTCCGCTCGCACTCTCAGGACTCGAACAGCACAGGGATCAGCAGTGCTGGCGTCAGCAGTGCTGGCGTCAGCTGTCTCCTCCGCACCCTCAGCAACGGAGACACGGAGAGGGGCAGCAGTGCGGTGCTGGAGAGGGGGATGGGTTCACTTGACAGCGGGAGGCTGCACGCCATGCTCCGAGGGTTGCAGGGCAGGTTcggagaggaggacgaggaacAGGAAGGAACCCTGGAGGAGAAAAGCTGGggccagagggagagagatgacagTGGGAAtatggagggaggaagggtgCAGGTAACACTCAGGAGCTTCCCTGGTGGTgtggtggagagggaggagaggacgtGGGAGGAAggggacagggagagaggggggatgcAGAGGAGCAGGGTGACCACCATAGTCCGTGGATACTCAGGTGGGTTTGGAGAGGtggaaggggagagggagacggagggaggatGGGAGATAGAAAAGCTGGGGGACAGGTTAGAtgaaagagggatggagggagggatagaAGGCAGCAGGCTCCCAACCATGTTTAAGGGTCTTCATGGGGGTTTGGGGGGCTTGGGGGACATGCTATCTTTAGACATGAATGAGAtgggggagatggagagaatagGTGACATGGACATGGATATTGGTGACCTGGGAGTGAGGAAGGTGGTAGGTCATGGTGTCAGGAGTGAGGTGGGGGTCAGGGGTCGCAGGAGTGACATGGGAGTTATGGTCCAGGGAGTCCGAGGTGACCTCAGTGAGGCAATTAGTCAAAAGATTAGAGGTGAAGTCGGCGTCATTGGTCATTCAGGGGTGCAGGTGAGCATGCGGTCTTCGTCCAATCAGAACTCTGTGAAGAGCTGCAGTGTGCGACACGGAACCAAGATCAACATGGCTACTGCAGCCATGGACATGATGGAGCTTGACTGGTCTGACAGTGactagaaaacacacaggagcccacacatgcacagaagacacacatagaaaatacacacagaggccAAACTAGAAAGATTTTGACTTGTTAGCACATACGAGCGACGGTATGTGTGTTAGGATCTCCAGTTGACAAACAGCTGGcagacacacatttcttttgttAAATTCTTTTTTATTGAATGGATGAATACGACACCC
The Chaetodon auriga isolate fChaAug3 chromosome 12, fChaAug3.hap1, whole genome shotgun sequence genome window above contains:
- the LOC143329831 gene encoding uncharacterized protein LOC143329831 — its product is MSSPGSSFVQIKHEDLLFYENCGGGSFGSVYRALWISQDKEVAVKKLLKIDKEAEILSVLSHKNIIQFYGAVLESPNYGIVTEYASEGSLYEYLSSEQSEEMDMEQIMTWAIQIAKGMHYLHAEAPVKVIHRDLKSRNVVMTADKVLKICDFGASKFLSHTTHMTVVGTFPWMAPEVIQSLPVSETCDTYSYGVVLWEMLTREVPFKGFEGLQVAWLVVEKQERLTIPTSCPASFAELMRKCWQADPKERPQFKQVLATLETMANDSRLPDQCNSFLHNKDQWRCEIESTLERLRKLERELYSKEKELEERERRLRLWEERLMERSNMSPSPTSLLMERSNISPFFTPMSIGSSGSFFRSHSQDSNSTGISSAGVSSAGVSCLLRTLSNGDTERGSSAVLERGMGSLDSGRLHAMLRGLQGRFGEEDEEQEGTLEEKSWGQRERDDSGNMEGGRVQVTLRSFPGGVVEREERTWEEGDRERGGMQRSRVTTIVRGYSGGFGEVEGERETEGGWEIEKLGDRLDERGMEGGIEGSRLPTMFKGLHGGLGGLGDMLSLDMNEMGEMERIGDMDMDIGDLGVRKVVGHGVRSEVGVRGRRSDMGVMVQGVRGDLSEAISQKIRGEVGVIGHSGVQVSMRSSSNQNSVKSCSVRHGTKINMATAAMDMMELDWSDSD